A region from the Eriocheir sinensis breed Jianghai 21 chromosome 48, ASM2467909v1, whole genome shotgun sequence genome encodes:
- the LOC126981539 gene encoding proteasome subunit alpha type-7-like, translated as MAASSYDRAITVFSPDGHLFQVEYAQEAVKKGSTAVGVKGKDVVVLCVEKKSVPKLQEERTVRKICLLDDHVLMAFAGLTADARILVNRARVECQSHKLTVEDPVTLEYITRFIATLKQRYTQSNGRRPFGTSCLIAGFDMDETPHLYLTDPSGTYTEWQANATGRSAKTVREFLEKHYTEEAVSNEEGAIKLVVKALLEVVQSGAKNVEVAIMKPNEPMRMLDIDSLEKIVAEIEKEKEEEAEKKKQKK; from the exons ATGGCCGCCTCTAGCTACGACCGGGCGATCACCGTCTTCAGCCCCGACGGCCATCTGTTTCAGGTGGAATATGCCCAGGAGGCCGTCAAGAAGGGGTCCACGGCG GTGGGTGTGAAGGGCAAGGATGTGGTGGTGCTGTGTGTGGAGAAGAAGTCTGTGCCCAAGCTGCAGGAGGAGAGGACTGTGCGCAAGATCTGCCTCCTTGATGACCACGTTCTCATGGCTTTTGCAG GGCTAACTGCTGATGCACGTATCCTGGTGAACCGAGCCCGCGTGGAGTGCCAGTCCCACAAGCTGACTGTGGAGGACCCTGTCACCTTGGAGTACATCACTAG GTTTATTGCCACCCTGAAGCAGCGGTACACACAGAGCAATGGGCGGCGGCCTTTTGGCACCTCTTGTCTCATCGCTGGGTTTGATATGGACGAGACACCTCACCTGTACCTGACTGACCCCTCTGGCACCTACACTGAGTGGCAG GCCAATGCCACCGGGCGCAGTGCCAAGACTGTGCGAGAGTTCCTGGAGAAGCACTACACAGAGGAGGCAGTGTCCAACGAGGAGGGGGCCATCAAGCTGGTGGTGAAGGCCCTGCTGGAGGTGGTGCAGTCAGGGGCCAAGAACGTGGAGGTGGCCATTATGAAGCCCAACGAGCCCATGAGA ATGCTGGACATTGATAGCCTTGAGAAAATtgttgcagaaattgaaaaggaaaaggaggaagaagcagagaagaagaaacaaaagaagtag